From Mytilus edulis chromosome 9, xbMytEdul2.2, whole genome shotgun sequence, the proteins below share one genomic window:
- the LOC139490022 gene encoding uncharacterized protein, giving the protein MQVHLFGATSSPSCAAYALKKTAIEHGELFETEIASTVERNFYVDDLLKSVDTEERAVQLATDLREIMKRGGFRLTKWLSNSKVVINEIPNSERAPSVEILKSNTALPTDRALGVIWDVNDDAIKYKVKLEEKPLTRRGIISTVSSIFDSLGLIAPIILKGKIMLQDLSKQLIKLEWSDPIPKEKEEEWIKWKSTLPEIENISIPRCFKTKDMKEIADAQLHIFSDGSETGYGACTYLRLVVTNGKVNCSLILGKSHLAPLKQTTIPRLELSGAVVACKFYEIIRGELDIKIDSVVFWTDSMIVLGYIKNKSRRFKTFVANRLRSIHELTSPGQWRYVDTRSNLADIAS; this is encoded by the coding sequence ATGCAGGTTCATCTGTTTGGTGCAACATCATCGCCCAGTTGTGCCGCATACGCATTGAAAAAGACAGCTATTGAACACGGTGAGTTATTTGAAACAGAGATAGCATCAACCGTAGAGAGAAACTTTTATGTAGACGACCTCTTGAAGTCAGTGGACACGGAAGAAAGAGCCGTTCAGCTTGCAACGGATTTACGAGAAATTATGAAACGTGGTGGATTCCGATTAACGAAGTGGTTAAGTAACAGTAAAGTCGTTATAAACGAAATACCGAATTCGGAACGAGCACCTTCAGTTGAAATTTTGAAGTCAAACACAGCTTTGCCGACCGATCGCGCACTAGGCGTAATATGGGACGTAAATGATGATGCCATCAAATATAAAGTCAAACTCGAGGAGAAGCCGCTGACAAGACGTGGAATAATTTCTACGGTAAGTTCGATATTTGATTCACTGGGACTCATAGCGCCAATCATTTTAAAAGGGAAGATTATGTTACAAGATCTAAGTAAACAGCTAATTAAGCTTGAATGGTCCGATCCTATaccaaaagaaaaagaagaagaatggATAAAATGGAAATCGACGCTGccagaaattgaaaatatatcaatACCTAGATGCTTCAAGACAAAAGACATGAAAGAAATAGCTGATGCTCAACTTCACATATTTAGCGATGGTTCTGAAACTGGTTATGGAGCATGCACTTACTTACGTCTAGTAGTCACTAATGGAAAAGTAAACTGTTCACTTATTCTGGGAAAATCTCATTTAGCGCCATTAAAACAGACAACGATTCCCAGACTAGAGTTATCAGGTGCCGTTGTTGCTTGCAAATTTTACGAAATAATCAGAGGCGAATTAGATATTAAGATTGACAGCGTAGTATTTTGGACTGACTCTATGATAGTACTTGGATACATAAAGAATAAATCTCgtcgttttaaaacatttgttgcAAATAGATTAAGAAGCATTCACGAGTTGACATCACCAGGTCAGTGGCGATACGTAGATACAAGATCAAATCTTgccgacatagcatcttga
- the LOC139490023 gene encoding uncharacterized protein has product MASVIDDQKIPDKPPFTVGIDYFGPLNDKVGRSVVKRYGCLFTCLTTRAVHIEVAHSLTTDSFISAFQRFTSRRGIPEKVYSDNGTNLVSGESELRKYIEQWNRTKISSYMSHKDINCTFNPSNASHRGGVWEKMIRTTRKILRVLANEQLLTDEKLLTFMAEAERIVNDRPITLVSKDSRDLPVLIPNMLLLMKNNTSIPQGVFNEKDVYDKRWWKQIQYLTNVFWRCWLREYLPTLQQRNK; this is encoded by the coding sequence ATGGCTTCTGTTATAGACGATCAGAAAATTCCTGATAAACCACCATTTACCGTTGGAATAGACTACTTTGGTCCATTAAATGATAAAGTTGGACGTTCAGTCGTTAAAAGATACGGTTGCCTTTTTACATGTCTTACAACAAGAGCTGTTCACATAGAAGTAGCTCATAGTTTGACTACAGATTCTTTTATTTCTGCTTTCCAACGTTTTACGAGCAGGCGAGGCATACCTGAAAAGGTGTATAGTGATAACGGGACAAATCTTGTCAGTGGAGAATCGGAACTTCGGAAATATATTGAACAATGGAACAGAACAAAAATATCCAGTTACATGTCACACAAGGATATTAACTGTACTTTCAATCCGTCAAACGCTAGTCATCGTGGTGGTGTATGGGAAAAAATGATTCGTACGACACGCAAAATTCTGAGAGTTCTTGCAAATGAACAACTTCTTACCGATGAAAAGTTACTTACCTTTATGGCTGAAGCCGAAAGAATCGTCAATGATAGACCGATAACACTAGTCAGTAAGGATTCTCGAGATTTGCCAGTTCTCATACCGAATATGTTATTACTAATGAAAAACAACACTTCAATACCGCAAGGTGTGTTTAATGAGAAAGATGTGTATGATAAAAGGTGGTGGAAGCAGATACAATACTTAACTAATGTATTCTGGAGATGTTGGTTACGTGAATATTTACCAACTCTACAGCAgagaaacaaatga